In the genome of Ignisphaera cupida, one region contains:
- a CDS encoding ABC transporter ATP-binding protein, producing the protein MVREIIVVDNVTKVYRVGDVVTQALRGVSLKVFEGEIISIMGPSGSGKTTLLNMIGLLDKPSSGRVIIDGIDVSRLGSREIASIRNTKIGFVFQFFNLINRLTVLENIEMPLIPRGIPKSKRIEMAKEALVKAGGDVSWLPKKPTQLSGGQQQRVAIARAIVGNPRIVLADEPTGNLDRASAKVVMQTFLELNKIGTTIAIVTHDPEIANCTQKIYIIRDGQIVSIQIPDTSKCILNTY; encoded by the coding sequence ATGGTAAGGGAAATTATAGTTGTTGATAATGTCACCAAAGTTTATAGAGTTGGTGATGTTGTTACACAAGCTCTTAGAGGTGTTTCTCTAAAAGTATTTGAAGGAGAAATAATTTCGATTATGGGTCCTTCTGGTTCTGGAAAAACAACTCTTCTTAATATGATTGGTCTTCTAGATAAGCCATCGAGTGGAAGAGTTATTATTGATGGTATTGACGTTTCTAGGCTTGGCAGCAGAGAGATTGCTAGTATTAGAAATACTAAAATTGGTTTTGTTTTTCAATTCTTTAACTTAATAAACAGATTAACTGTCTTGGAAAACATTGAAATGCCTTTAATACCAAGGGGAATACCAAAATCAAAAAGAATTGAAATGGCTAAAGAAGCTCTTGTTAAAGCTGGTGGAGATGTTTCATGGTTGCCTAAGAAACCAACTCAGTTATCTGGTGGTCAGCAGCAGAGAGTTGCTATCGCAAGAGCTATTGTTGGTAATCCAAGAATTGTGCTAGCTGATGAGCCTACAGGTAATCTTGATAGAGCAAGTGCAAAAGTGGTTATGCAAACATTTCTAGAGTTGAACAAAATTGGAACAACAATAGCTATCGTTACTCACGACCCGGAAATAGCTAATTGCACTCAAAAGATATACATCATTAGAGATGGTCAAATAGTTTCTATT